In one Corallococcus sp. EGB genomic region, the following are encoded:
- a CDS encoding protein kinase, whose translation MLEANEAELRMALAEGLLSREDLEAVREEAARRGVSPLQWLMEQGRLSADSLVSLRRNMEVERNPAPGTADDTLPPGAMRAAGGEGPAFPVPHWTLYRPLRFLGQGGMGRVFLARDLRLHRDVALKFVRDEDPELSRRFISEARAQARVDHERVCRVYEVGEVQGRAYIAMQYIAGAPLHALAGALSVEQKALVLRDATLGVHAAHLAGLVHRDLKPSNILVERGGDGALRPYVMDFGLARDWSSDDAATATGTVLGTPQYMAPEQARGEVTRLDRRADVYSLGATLYHLLTGQPPVTGANGLEVLGRIATQEPRPPRELDAAIPADLEAIVLKCLEKDRSRRYGSARALAEDLTRFLEGDRVLARTGPAYRVRKWVALHRAAVVVASITALAMTGAVGQGVMARREVSRREALTRRFTEGVERIEAQARYSGQAPLHDTRPDREALRTHMRDIESSMRDAGPVAEGPGHYALGRGFVALGDEEAALTHLEAAWAKGFREPRVAYALALVLGHRYQRERLEADRIPDEARREAKRREAQTHSRAPALAYLEQGRGAEVPAPEYAEALRAFHEERFEDALKSLDALGTRLPWFHEAPLLRGDVLLARAVRHSLASERNAARDDLEAGRRAYEAAADIGRSVAAVHRARAELEQESVLMELSGNGDVLPAYTRGMEAVSRARTAAPDEADTWVLEARLHRRYAQASLSSGGDLEPLLARTLDAAKEALRLAPGKVEARHALAMGWWQWARYRQERNEDPREQLRAAVAAFESIPESARDYDFHLDLGLVFKVWADSEDGRGGDSLPFRQQAIDAYRRALALDAKRPDAWINLGTAYVNRANHPRAPSRDADLEEAQAALERASTLDPGHVVAWFYLAEVHRALALRLRDHGGDAGPGLARALESYRRGIAINPKLPPLQNGVGTILLDQAREEWNRGDSPEPLLDQAEQAFQQAIAIAPKVGFAYNNLGEVRMWRATWRLTRGQAPTASAKEAQTALQQATALLPGLAEPWANLGQVHHTVAAYALRQGRDPRPALAQATEAMERAMKLNPSLAQAWRWRGEVRALQARDGVRRGQKKDASFEVAANDFQKALELEPENLDARLAYGAFLRDWGEAASGPDARAHLQQGLALIEGVLTARPRWKDASGLRDDLRQALAELPPD comes from the coding sequence GTGCTTGAGGCGAACGAAGCGGAGCTGCGCATGGCCCTGGCCGAGGGCCTGCTCTCTCGCGAGGACCTGGAGGCCGTGCGCGAAGAGGCGGCCCGGCGCGGCGTGTCCCCGTTGCAATGGCTCATGGAGCAGGGACGGCTCAGCGCGGACTCGCTCGTGTCGTTGCGACGGAACATGGAGGTGGAGCGCAATCCCGCGCCGGGCACGGCCGACGACACGCTGCCTCCGGGGGCCATGCGGGCAGCCGGGGGGGAAGGCCCCGCGTTCCCGGTTCCGCACTGGACGCTCTACCGGCCCCTCCGCTTCCTGGGTCAGGGCGGCATGGGGCGCGTCTTCCTGGCGCGGGACCTGCGGCTGCACCGCGACGTGGCGCTGAAGTTCGTGCGCGACGAGGACCCGGAGCTGTCCCGCCGCTTCATCTCCGAGGCCCGCGCCCAGGCCCGCGTGGACCACGAGCGCGTCTGCCGCGTGTACGAGGTGGGCGAGGTCCAGGGCCGCGCGTACATCGCCATGCAGTACATCGCGGGGGCGCCGCTGCACGCGCTCGCCGGCGCGCTGTCCGTGGAGCAGAAGGCGCTCGTGCTCCGCGACGCCACGTTGGGGGTACACGCGGCCCATCTGGCCGGGCTCGTGCACCGCGACCTCAAGCCCTCCAACATCCTCGTGGAGCGCGGCGGGGACGGCGCCCTGCGCCCCTACGTGATGGACTTCGGCCTGGCGCGCGACTGGAGCAGCGACGACGCCGCCACCGCCACGGGCACCGTGCTGGGCACGCCCCAGTACATGGCCCCTGAACAGGCCCGGGGTGAGGTCACCCGGCTGGACCGGCGCGCGGACGTCTACAGCCTGGGCGCCACCCTGTATCACCTGCTCACCGGCCAACCGCCTGTCACGGGTGCCAATGGATTGGAGGTGCTCGGGCGCATCGCCACACAGGAGCCGCGGCCTCCCCGCGAGCTGGACGCGGCGATTCCGGCGGACCTGGAGGCCATCGTCCTCAAGTGCCTGGAGAAGGACCGCTCGCGGCGCTATGGCTCGGCGAGGGCGCTGGCGGAGGACCTCACGCGGTTCCTCGAAGGGGACCGGGTGCTCGCGCGCACGGGCCCTGCGTACCGCGTGCGCAAGTGGGTGGCCCTTCACCGGGCCGCCGTCGTCGTCGCGAGCATCACCGCGCTCGCCATGACGGGCGCCGTGGGCCAGGGTGTGATGGCGCGGCGGGAGGTGTCTCGCCGGGAAGCCCTGACCCGGCGCTTCACCGAAGGCGTCGAACGCATCGAGGCCCAGGCCCGCTACTCCGGCCAGGCGCCCCTGCACGACACACGGCCGGACCGTGAAGCGTTGCGCACCCACATGCGCGACATCGAGTCCTCCATGCGGGACGCCGGCCCTGTCGCGGAAGGTCCGGGTCACTATGCGCTGGGGCGCGGGTTCGTCGCGCTGGGGGACGAGGAGGCCGCCCTCACGCACCTGGAGGCCGCCTGGGCGAAGGGCTTCCGCGAGCCGCGCGTGGCGTATGCGCTCGCGCTGGTACTGGGCCACCGCTACCAGCGCGAGCGGCTGGAGGCGGACCGCATCCCGGACGAGGCCCGCCGCGAGGCGAAGCGGCGCGAAGCCCAGACGCACTCCCGAGCCCCGGCGCTGGCCTACCTGGAGCAGGGCCGGGGTGCGGAGGTGCCCGCGCCCGAATACGCGGAGGCCCTCCGCGCCTTCCACGAGGAGCGCTTCGAGGACGCGCTGAAGTCACTGGACGCGCTGGGCACGCGGCTGCCGTGGTTCCACGAAGCGCCGCTGCTGCGTGGGGACGTCCTGCTCGCGCGCGCCGTGCGCCACTCTCTGGCGAGTGAGCGCAACGCGGCGCGGGACGACCTGGAGGCCGGACGCCGGGCCTATGAAGCCGCGGCGGACATCGGCCGCAGCGTGGCCGCCGTGCACCGTGCCCGGGCGGAGCTGGAGCAGGAGTCCGTGCTGATGGAGCTGTCCGGCAACGGGGACGTGCTGCCCGCGTACACGCGAGGCATGGAGGCCGTGTCACGCGCGCGCACGGCGGCCCCCGATGAAGCGGACACCTGGGTGCTGGAGGCACGGCTGCACCGGCGCTACGCCCAGGCGAGCCTCAGCAGCGGAGGCGACCTGGAGCCGCTGCTCGCGCGCACGCTCGACGCGGCGAAGGAGGCGCTGAGGCTGGCTCCCGGGAAGGTGGAGGCACGCCACGCGCTGGCCATGGGCTGGTGGCAGTGGGCGCGCTACCGGCAGGAGCGGAACGAGGATCCGCGCGAACAATTGCGCGCCGCCGTCGCCGCGTTCGAATCCATCCCCGAGTCCGCGCGTGACTACGACTTCCACCTGGACCTGGGGCTGGTCTTCAAGGTGTGGGCGGATTCGGAGGACGGGCGCGGAGGAGATTCCCTGCCCTTCCGGCAGCAGGCCATCGACGCCTACCGGCGGGCATTGGCGCTGGACGCGAAGCGGCCGGATGCGTGGATCAACCTGGGCACGGCGTACGTGAACCGCGCCAACCACCCGCGCGCGCCATCAAGGGACGCGGACCTGGAGGAGGCCCAGGCCGCGCTGGAGCGCGCGAGCACGCTCGACCCCGGACACGTCGTCGCGTGGTTCTACCTGGCGGAGGTGCACCGGGCGCTCGCGCTGCGCCTGAGAGACCACGGCGGCGACGCGGGGCCGGGGCTTGCCCGAGCACTGGAGTCCTACCGCCGCGGCATCGCCATCAATCCGAAGTTGCCTCCGCTCCAGAACGGCGTGGGAACCATCCTGCTCGACCAGGCCCGCGAGGAATGGAACCGGGGGGATTCACCGGAGCCGCTGCTGGACCAGGCGGAGCAGGCCTTCCAGCAGGCCATCGCCATCGCGCCCAAGGTGGGCTTCGCCTACAACAACCTGGGCGAGGTGCGCATGTGGCGCGCGACCTGGCGCCTGACGCGAGGCCAGGCTCCCACCGCGAGCGCGAAGGAGGCGCAGACCGCACTCCAACAAGCCACCGCGTTGCTGCCGGGACTCGCCGAACCGTGGGCCAACCTGGGCCAGGTGCACCACACCGTGGCGGCGTATGCCCTGAGACAGGGAAGGGATCCACGTCCGGCGCTCGCGCAGGCCACGGAGGCGATGGAGCGAGCGATGAAGCTCAACCCCTCCCTCGCGCAGGCGTGGCGCTGGCGCGGCGAGGTGAGGGCGCTTCAGGCACGCGATGGTGTCCGGCGGGGACAGAAGAAGGACGCGTCCTTTGAGGTCGCGGCGAACGACTTCCAGAAGGCACTGGAGCTGGAGCCGGAGAACCTGGATGCGCGCCTGGCCTACGGCGCGTTCCTTCGTGACTGGGGCGAGGCTGCTTCCGGTCCGGACGCACGTGCTCATCTTCAGCAGGGGCTCGCCCTCATCGAAGGCGTGCTCACCGCGCGCCCGCGTTGGAAGGACGCGAGTGGCCTACGCGATGACCTGCGCCAAGCGCTCGCGGAGCTGCCGCCAGACTGA
- a CDS encoding S9 family peptidase, which translates to MSSEWVLETPQPPPDARIAYGEAAQQFTELRKPRGKGPHPVVLFIHGGFWRAEYGLEHAGHLCADLTRRGFATWSVEYRRVGQDGGGFPGTLEDVASAADHLISAAPSLGLDLSNVVAMGHSAGGHLAMWLAARRHLTPKQPLYRDAPLKLRGVVSLAGVLDLAQGAALDLGRGIVKTFMGGTPEEVPERYAVASPAALQPLKLPQVLLHGTEDDTVPFKVSEGFHARGVQRKDPVHLVPLKGAGHYELIDPRSMEWPRVVQAVKHLR; encoded by the coding sequence ATGAGCTCCGAGTGGGTCCTGGAAACGCCGCAGCCGCCGCCGGACGCGCGCATCGCCTATGGCGAAGCCGCCCAGCAGTTCACCGAGCTGCGCAAACCCAGGGGCAAGGGCCCGCACCCCGTGGTCCTCTTCATCCACGGCGGCTTCTGGCGCGCCGAGTACGGCCTGGAGCACGCGGGCCACCTGTGCGCGGACCTGACCCGGCGCGGCTTCGCCACGTGGAGCGTGGAGTACCGGCGCGTAGGCCAGGACGGAGGCGGCTTCCCCGGCACCCTGGAGGACGTGGCCTCCGCGGCGGACCACCTGATCAGCGCGGCCCCGTCGCTGGGATTGGACCTGTCCAACGTGGTGGCCATGGGCCACTCCGCGGGCGGCCACCTGGCCATGTGGCTCGCCGCGCGGCGCCACCTCACGCCGAAGCAGCCGCTGTACCGCGACGCGCCCCTAAAGCTGAGGGGCGTGGTGTCCCTGGCCGGCGTGCTGGACCTCGCGCAGGGCGCGGCGCTGGACCTGGGGCGCGGCATCGTGAAGACCTTCATGGGCGGCACCCCGGAAGAAGTGCCCGAGCGCTACGCCGTGGCCTCGCCCGCCGCGCTCCAGCCGCTGAAGCTGCCGCAGGTCCTCCTCCACGGCACCGAGGACGACACCGTCCCCTTCAAGGTCAGCGAGGGCTTCCACGCCCGGGGCGTCCAGCGGAAGGACCCGGTGCACCTGGTCCCCCTGAAGGGCGCGGGCCACTACGAGCTCATCGACCCGCGCTCCATGGAGTGGCCGCGCGTGGTGCAGGCCGTGAAGCACCTGCGCTGA
- a CDS encoding DUF1206 domain-containing protein yields the protein MAMMDVMRGPGMQRLSRGAKEAANHPWAKKLGRMGYAAKGCVYAIIGVLALKLAAGEGGRATDSHGAVATVAHGPFGIVLLSLLSVGLIGYVVWRFAQAFADTEGKGSDAKGLATRAMYFVSGVIYGSLALFAVKTAVGASQGRGKGTRGWTATLMEQPFGRVLVVLVGLGIIGFALKQFHTAWKAKFREKLTLTGLAASHQHRVERMCQFGIAARGVVFAVIGGFLVLAGVDANPGEAKGLGEALAVVARQPAGDVLLGVVAAGLVAYAAYLFLQARYRQL from the coding sequence ATGGCGATGATGGACGTGATGCGCGGGCCGGGCATGCAACGGCTCTCACGCGGCGCGAAGGAGGCCGCGAACCACCCGTGGGCGAAGAAGCTGGGCCGCATGGGCTACGCGGCCAAGGGCTGCGTCTACGCCATCATCGGCGTGCTCGCGCTGAAGCTCGCCGCGGGCGAGGGCGGCCGTGCCACCGACAGCCACGGCGCCGTGGCCACCGTGGCGCACGGGCCCTTCGGCATCGTGCTCCTGTCGCTCTTGTCGGTGGGCCTCATCGGCTACGTCGTGTGGCGCTTCGCGCAGGCGTTCGCGGACACGGAAGGGAAGGGCTCGGACGCGAAGGGACTGGCCACGCGCGCCATGTACTTCGTGAGCGGCGTCATCTACGGCTCGCTGGCGCTGTTCGCCGTGAAGACCGCGGTGGGGGCGTCACAAGGGAGGGGCAAGGGCACGCGCGGCTGGACGGCGACGCTGATGGAGCAGCCCTTCGGCCGCGTCCTGGTGGTGCTGGTGGGGCTGGGCATCATCGGCTTCGCGCTGAAGCAGTTCCACACGGCGTGGAAGGCGAAGTTCCGGGAGAAGCTCACGCTCACCGGCCTGGCGGCGTCCCATCAACACCGCGTCGAGCGGATGTGCCAGTTCGGCATCGCCGCGCGGGGCGTCGTGTTCGCCGTCATCGGCGGCTTCCTGGTGCTTGCGGGCGTGGACGCGAACCCCGGGGAGGCCAAGGGCCTGGGAGAGGCCCTGGCCGTCGTCGCCCGCCAACCCGCGGGCGACGTGCTCCTGGGAGTGGTAGCGGCGGGCCTGGTGGCCTACGCCGCCTACCTGTTCCTCCAGGCGCGCTACCGCCAGCTCTAG
- a CDS encoding glutamine synthetase family protein has product MEQKPLRDFLEIPYDELEELNLRVKEQRLRRESPDKIREERIKYLADEKRIKAVTVCFTDLEGRLHMLDYDKKFLLKSADNLTFDGSSIRGFSAQAESDLRLNVDWSAFYWLPSDIFGPGKVLAFCEVLERDGTPYHSDMRGQLKRATEALFQKDGTVFHAAPEIEGFLFKGRDAERHYHEEGKFEFISIGGYYHALPGDGLRTFIDKAAEAQRAMGFQNEKDHPEVAPSQFEMNFSYSEALVAADQIQLYKLLCRQVAAQQGLTASFLPKPVTGVNGNGMHINMSLSKNNKNLFYDKGGQDGLSAMGWDFIDRILTNANDICLVLNSSVNAYRRLDPHYEAPNQIKASANNRGAMVRIPFGNERSARVECRSVAPDANPYMVLYTLLKTGLEGPQPQEDAETKRSRTRFLPDNIYDAVRFFKGSQFIAQALGEQVQGKYAELKVASADRCPKQLGTRVKDAEIQFHHEVTNQYLWNLF; this is encoded by the coding sequence ATGGAGCAGAAGCCGCTGCGGGACTTCCTGGAGATTCCCTACGACGAACTGGAGGAGCTCAACCTCCGGGTGAAGGAACAGCGCCTCCGCCGTGAGTCGCCGGACAAGATCCGCGAGGAGCGCATCAAGTACCTGGCCGACGAGAAGCGCATCAAGGCCGTCACCGTGTGCTTCACCGACCTGGAAGGTCGGCTGCACATGCTGGACTACGACAAGAAGTTCCTCCTCAAGAGCGCGGACAACCTCACCTTCGACGGCTCCTCCATCCGCGGCTTCTCCGCGCAGGCGGAGAGCGACCTGCGCCTGAACGTGGACTGGAGCGCGTTCTACTGGCTGCCGTCCGACATCTTCGGCCCCGGCAAGGTGCTGGCGTTCTGCGAGGTGCTGGAGCGCGACGGCACGCCGTACCACTCGGACATGCGCGGCCAGCTCAAGCGCGCCACGGAGGCGCTGTTCCAGAAGGACGGCACCGTGTTCCATGCGGCGCCGGAGATCGAGGGCTTCCTCTTCAAGGGCCGTGACGCCGAGCGCCACTACCACGAAGAGGGCAAGTTCGAGTTCATCTCCATCGGCGGCTACTACCACGCGCTGCCGGGCGACGGGCTGCGCACCTTCATCGACAAGGCCGCGGAAGCGCAGCGCGCCATGGGCTTCCAGAACGAGAAGGACCACCCGGAGGTGGCGCCCTCCCAGTTCGAGATGAACTTCTCGTACAGCGAGGCGCTGGTCGCCGCCGACCAGATCCAGCTCTACAAGCTGCTCTGCCGCCAGGTCGCCGCGCAGCAGGGGCTGACGGCCAGCTTCCTGCCCAAGCCCGTCACCGGTGTGAACGGCAATGGCATGCACATCAACATGTCGCTGTCGAAGAACAACAAGAACCTGTTCTACGACAAGGGCGGCCAGGACGGCCTGTCGGCGATGGGCTGGGACTTCATCGACCGCATCCTGACCAACGCGAACGACATCTGCCTGGTGCTCAACTCCAGCGTGAACGCGTACCGCCGGTTGGATCCGCACTACGAGGCGCCCAACCAGATCAAGGCCTCCGCGAACAACCGCGGCGCCATGGTGCGCATCCCGTTCGGCAACGAGCGCAGCGCGCGCGTCGAGTGCCGCTCGGTGGCGCCGGACGCGAACCCGTACATGGTCCTCTACACGCTCTTGAAGACGGGCCTGGAGGGGCCGCAGCCGCAGGAGGACGCGGAGACCAAGCGCAGCCGCACGCGCTTCCTGCCGGACAACATCTACGACGCGGTGCGCTTCTTCAAGGGCAGCCAGTTCATCGCGCAGGCGCTGGGTGAGCAGGTGCAGGGCAAGTACGCGGAGCTGAAGGTGGCCTCCGCGGACCGCTGCCCCAAGCAGCTGGGCACGCGCGTGAAGGACGCGGAGATCCAGTTCCACCACGAGGTGACCAACCAGTACCTCTGGAACCTCTTCTAG
- a CDS encoding C39 family peptidase: MNARARVLSAVLLATCLWACASSPPSPPPDTQTPEAGSPARLWQKTSVSGDLARFSRDGTRVTAEGALELDPATAKEGTDPFPAGTWFDGGSFYNGGTFRAGTATSEVQPVPGGFDSVVPSFDAQTPPGTWVKLTVSARIEGTWTKDYELGIWAFDTTTVARHSVDNQGDADGNVLTDTLNLKRRADALRVTVHLFSERADASPRVRALAAAVTDTRRTPQDATSDHTAWGVVLDVPGYSQMIYPDGGEVWCSPTSTTMLLGYWSRRLGRADLEHPVPTAAAHTYDWVYKGTGNWAFNTAYAASMADGALHGLVARFDSFAPVERLIAAGIPVSISIAYEPGELPGGAARRTDGHLIVVKGFTDKGDVVVNDPAFASNETTHATYPRAELWRAWQHSRGAAYVLWPAGTPLPEPGLVPLP; encoded by the coding sequence GTGAACGCCCGCGCCCGCGTCCTCTCCGCCGTCCTGCTGGCCACCTGCCTCTGGGCCTGCGCCTCCTCGCCGCCGTCCCCGCCTCCGGACACGCAGACTCCAGAGGCCGGCTCGCCCGCGCGCCTGTGGCAGAAGACCTCCGTGTCAGGCGACCTCGCGCGCTTCTCCCGCGACGGCACGCGCGTCACCGCGGAAGGCGCGCTGGAGCTGGACCCCGCCACCGCGAAGGAGGGCACCGACCCGTTCCCTGCGGGCACCTGGTTCGACGGCGGCAGCTTCTACAATGGCGGCACCTTCCGCGCCGGCACCGCGACCTCTGAAGTCCAGCCCGTCCCCGGCGGCTTCGACAGCGTGGTGCCATCCTTCGACGCCCAGACGCCTCCTGGCACCTGGGTGAAGCTCACCGTCTCCGCCCGCATCGAAGGCACCTGGACGAAGGACTACGAGCTGGGCATCTGGGCCTTCGACACCACCACCGTCGCGCGCCACAGCGTGGACAACCAAGGGGACGCCGACGGCAACGTCCTCACCGACACGCTCAACCTCAAGCGCCGAGCGGACGCCCTGCGCGTCACCGTCCACCTCTTCTCCGAACGCGCGGACGCAAGCCCCCGCGTCCGGGCGCTCGCCGCCGCCGTCACCGACACGCGCCGGACACCCCAGGACGCAACGTCGGACCACACCGCGTGGGGCGTCGTGCTCGACGTGCCGGGCTACTCGCAGATGATCTACCCCGACGGCGGCGAGGTCTGGTGCTCCCCCACGTCCACCACCATGCTGCTCGGCTACTGGAGCCGGAGGCTGGGCCGCGCGGACCTGGAGCACCCCGTGCCCACCGCCGCCGCCCACACCTATGACTGGGTCTACAAGGGCACCGGCAACTGGGCCTTCAACACCGCCTACGCGGCCAGCATGGCGGACGGCGCACTGCATGGGCTCGTCGCCCGCTTCGACTCCTTCGCTCCCGTGGAGCGCCTCATCGCCGCCGGCATCCCCGTCAGCATCAGCATCGCCTACGAACCCGGCGAGCTCCCCGGCGGCGCCGCCCGCCGCACCGACGGCCACCTCATCGTCGTGAAGGGCTTCACCGACAAGGGGGACGTCGTGGTCAATGACCCTGCTTTCGCCTCCAACGAAACCACCCACGCCACCTACCCCCGCGCCGAGCTGTGGCGTGCCTGGCAGCACTCCCGGGGGGCCGCGTACGTGCTCTGGCCCGCCGGCACCCCGCTGCCCGAACCCGGGCTCGTCCCCCTCCCGTAG
- a CDS encoding ferritin-like domain-containing protein codes for MNIHRLRRLFSRALHASLATPLVLVGCGGDEGSVDLKGYSEITCADGGPAVSDLMLTPAPDFVQLRYISTNGPGQVSVPFAAASSGQACATASDVPACETALEHATVNAGFHHVCLDFCSDAFLVTTRGDEVKTYATLAELQQVLGTIDTGQEAVLKTFASGYTLLCSNKEQGAVKKNADGSFNVIGTKGYACGPGTELTQHVLKVSASGEVTEQEKRVLEKGDPNCNIGRRPVGLQAAEACESDEALGRYFANAAHLEAASVHAFLRLRDELALHGADLGLQDAARRSAMEEVMHAQVTERIARRFGGTPQRPVVEELPLRSLVDVALENAVEGCVRETYGALLAHHQAMHARDLEVRQAMVHIAEDETRHAALSWDIDQWARPRLSEQERASLKEAQRRAVALLRQEVAVPFDASIVTEAGMPTPEAALALLDTLEQDLWA; via the coding sequence GTGAACATCCATCGACTGCGTCGTCTCTTCTCGCGGGCCCTGCATGCCTCACTCGCCACGCCGCTGGTGCTCGTGGGCTGTGGCGGCGATGAGGGCAGCGTGGACCTGAAGGGCTACTCGGAGATCACCTGCGCGGACGGCGGCCCTGCCGTCAGCGACCTCATGCTGACTCCGGCGCCGGACTTCGTGCAGCTCCGCTACATCAGCACGAACGGACCCGGCCAGGTCTCGGTGCCCTTCGCGGCGGCGTCCTCCGGCCAGGCCTGTGCGACGGCCAGCGACGTCCCCGCGTGCGAGACCGCGCTGGAGCACGCGACGGTGAACGCCGGCTTCCACCACGTCTGCCTGGACTTCTGCAGCGACGCCTTCCTGGTGACGACGCGGGGTGACGAGGTGAAGACCTACGCAACGCTGGCGGAGCTCCAGCAGGTGCTGGGCACCATCGACACCGGACAGGAGGCGGTGCTCAAGACCTTCGCCTCGGGCTACACCCTGCTCTGCTCCAACAAGGAGCAGGGCGCGGTGAAGAAGAACGCGGACGGCAGCTTCAACGTCATCGGGACGAAGGGCTACGCCTGCGGGCCGGGCACGGAGCTGACGCAGCATGTGCTGAAGGTGTCCGCGTCAGGTGAGGTGACGGAGCAGGAGAAGCGCGTCCTGGAGAAGGGGGACCCGAACTGCAACATCGGCCGGCGGCCCGTGGGGCTCCAGGCCGCGGAGGCATGCGAGAGCGACGAGGCACTGGGCCGCTACTTCGCGAACGCGGCGCACCTGGAGGCAGCTTCCGTGCACGCCTTCCTGCGGCTGCGCGATGAGCTGGCGTTGCACGGCGCGGACCTGGGGCTCCAGGACGCGGCACGCCGCAGCGCCATGGAGGAGGTCATGCACGCGCAGGTGACGGAGCGGATCGCGCGGCGCTTCGGTGGCACGCCCCAGCGCCCGGTGGTGGAGGAGCTGCCCCTGCGCTCGCTGGTGGACGTGGCGCTGGAGAACGCCGTGGAGGGCTGCGTGCGTGAGACGTACGGCGCGCTGCTCGCGCACCACCAGGCGATGCACGCGCGCGACCTGGAGGTGCGGCAGGCCATGGTCCACATCGCCGAGGACGAGACGCGGCACGCGGCCCTGTCCTGGGACATCGACCAGTGGGCCCGGCCGCGCCTCTCCGAGCAGGAGCGGGCCTCGTTGAAGGAGGCCCAGCGGCGCGCGGTGGCGCTGCTGCGGCAGGAGGTCGCGGTGCCGTTCGACGCGAGCATCGTCACGGAGGCGGGCATGCCCACGCCGGAGGCGGCGCTGGCGCTGCTGGACACGCTGGAGCAGGACCTCTGGGCGTAG
- a CDS encoding AAA family ATPase: MPDIRLPAEAKYKNELDALAAHDDKPRPPGWALSPRAVETYILGSPKPVGGVAITPKYVGDKGLIQVCIATLASDRALMLVGEPGTAKSWLSEHLSAAISGTSALVVQGTAGTSEDHIKYSWNYALLLAQGPTPAALVPSPILRAMRTGKFARFEEVTRTSPEIQDSLISILSEKQVSVPELGEVTSAQRGFNLIATANTRDRGVNEMSAALKRRFNFVTVPVVEDLEQEIQIVTKREAELRTDYQVGVPPPEELSRVLLTLFHELRKGVTKDGKTKVRTPGAVLSTAEAISVLFNSSILAQQFGSGTLTSQELAASLVGAVVKEQEDDVKALREYMETVAKGRTGPWKELYTASKKLLRG; the protein is encoded by the coding sequence ATGCCGGACATCCGCCTGCCTGCCGAAGCGAAGTACAAGAACGAGCTGGACGCACTCGCCGCGCATGACGACAAGCCCCGCCCACCAGGTTGGGCGCTGTCGCCTCGCGCCGTGGAGACGTACATCCTGGGCAGCCCCAAGCCCGTGGGCGGCGTCGCCATCACGCCCAAGTACGTGGGCGACAAGGGGCTCATCCAGGTGTGCATCGCCACGCTCGCGTCCGACCGCGCGCTGATGCTCGTGGGCGAGCCGGGCACCGCGAAGAGCTGGCTGTCCGAGCACCTGTCCGCGGCCATCAGCGGCACGTCCGCGCTCGTCGTCCAGGGCACGGCGGGGACCAGCGAGGACCACATCAAGTACTCGTGGAACTACGCGCTGCTGCTCGCGCAGGGGCCCACGCCCGCGGCGCTGGTGCCGTCGCCCATCCTGCGCGCCATGCGCACGGGCAAGTTCGCCCGCTTTGAGGAAGTGACGCGCACGTCGCCGGAGATCCAGGACTCGCTCATCTCCATCCTGTCGGAGAAGCAGGTGTCGGTGCCGGAGCTGGGGGAGGTGACGAGCGCCCAGCGCGGCTTCAATCTCATCGCCACCGCGAACACGCGCGACCGCGGCGTCAACGAGATGAGCGCCGCGCTCAAGCGCCGCTTCAACTTCGTCACCGTGCCGGTGGTGGAGGACCTGGAGCAGGAGATTCAAATCGTGACGAAGCGCGAGGCGGAGCTGCGCACGGACTACCAGGTGGGCGTGCCGCCGCCGGAGGAGCTGTCGCGCGTGCTGCTGACGCTCTTCCACGAGCTGCGCAAGGGCGTGACGAAGGATGGCAAGACGAAGGTGCGCACGCCGGGCGCGGTGCTGTCCACGGCGGAGGCCATCAGCGTGCTCTTCAACAGCTCCATCCTCGCGCAGCAGTTCGGCTCCGGGACGTTGACGTCGCAGGAGCTGGCGGCGTCGCTGGTGGGCGCGGTGGTGAAGGAGCAGGAGGACGACGTGAAGGCGCTGCGCGAGTACATGGAGACGGTGGCCAAGGGCCGCACGGGCCCGTGGAAGGAGCTGTACACCGCCAGCAAGAAGCTCTTGAGGGGCTGA